A window of Bacillus marinisedimentorum contains these coding sequences:
- a CDS encoding YveK family protein has protein sequence MEETISLKEIFETLKKRFSIILVITLVAVLVSGIVSYFFLTPVYQNSTQILVNKSSQDQNMYNVTDVRTNLELINTYNVIIKSPAILDKVAGDLDSGLTYDELNSKVTVQSENQSQVVTISAEDPDPQLAAAIANTTAQVFQKEIAEIMNVDNVSILAEATVQENQSPVKPNPLLNIAIAMVVGLMAGVGLAFLLEYLDNTLKTEQDIEKALGLPVLGVITKIDLEKEQGLRSQRSTAKKIGSESIETR, from the coding sequence ATGGAAGAGACGATTAGTTTAAAGGAAATATTCGAGACGTTAAAAAAGCGATTTTCTATCATTCTTGTCATTACACTGGTTGCAGTCCTGGTCAGCGGCATTGTCAGTTACTTTTTTTTGACGCCGGTTTACCAGAATTCGACACAGATTCTCGTCAATAAATCAAGCCAGGATCAGAATATGTACAATGTCACCGATGTACGGACAAACCTTGAACTCATCAATACGTACAATGTCATCATCAAAAGCCCGGCAATACTCGATAAAGTTGCCGGTGATCTGGACAGTGGCCTTACATATGATGAGCTTAATTCAAAGGTCACGGTTCAAAGTGAAAATCAGTCACAGGTCGTGACGATTTCAGCAGAAGATCCAGACCCGCAGCTGGCGGCAGCTATTGCAAATACAACCGCACAAGTATTCCAAAAAGAAATCGCTGAAATCATGAATGTCGATAATGTAAGCATCCTTGCAGAAGCAACAGTACAGGAGAACCAGTCACCGGTAAAACCGAACCCGCTTTTAAATATCGCCATCGCAATGGTTGTCGGATTGATGGCAGGTGTTGGTCTTGCATTCCTTCTAGAATACCTGGACAACACGCTTAAAACCGAACAGGATATTGAAAAAGCACTCGGCCTGCCGGTGCTGGGTGTCATAACGAAGATCGACCTTGAAAAAGAACAGGGGCTGCGCAGCCAGCGTTCGACAGCGAAGAAGATAGGAAGTGAATCGATTGAAACGCGATAA
- a CDS encoding group II intron maturase-specific domain-containing protein — NIEGTPQGGPLSPLLSNIVLDELDKELEERGLRFVRFADDCNIYVRSKRAGQRVMNSITSFIEKKLKLKVNEEKSAVDRPWKRKFLGFSFTVHKENPKIRISSESIKRFKQRLRELTSRSKSMNMTDRIKKLNEYLVGWLGYYQLAETPSIFKSLDGWIRRRLRMIRWKEWKKVKTKYKNLMKLGIKKGKAWEWANTRKAYWRIANSPILHKALGDHYWTNQGLKSLFGRYQSRRWT; from the coding sequence GAATATAGAAGGAACGCCGCAAGGTGGACCGTTAAGTCCGCTCCTTTCCAACATTGTCCTGGATGAACTGGATAAAGAATTGGAAGAACGCGGACTTCGCTTCGTCCGCTTTGCGGACGATTGTAATATTTATGTTCGCTCCAAAAGAGCAGGTCAACGAGTGATGAACAGTATTACGAGCTTTATCGAGAAGAAACTGAAACTGAAGGTCAATGAAGAGAAAAGTGCGGTAGACCGCCCATGGAAACGCAAATTCCTTGGCTTCTCTTTCACCGTTCACAAAGAAAACCCAAAGATTCGGATTTCTAGTGAAAGTATCAAACGCTTCAAACAACGGCTTCGGGAACTGACGTCCCGAAGCAAGTCCATGAACATGACAGATAGAATCAAGAAACTAAACGAATATCTGGTGGGCTGGCTGGGCTACTACCAGTTGGCTGAAACACCATCCATATTCAAAAGCCTGGACGGTTGGATCCGGAGAAGGCTGCGAATGATACGGTGGAAGGAATGGAAGAAAGTCAAAACCAAGTATAAGAACCTCATGAAACTTGGAATAAAGAAGGGAAAAGCGTGGGAATGGGCAAACACAAGAAAAGCGTATTGGCGGATAGCCAATAGCCCAATCTTACATAAAGCCCTCGGTGACCATTACTGGACAAACCAAGGGCTAAAGAGTCTATTCGGTCGATATCAATCAAGGCGTTGGACTTAA
- a CDS encoding CpsD/CapB family tyrosine-protein kinase, with translation MKRDNKRANIRELKQRSLIAHHDKKSPISEQYRTIRTNIEFASIDEDLRTIMVTSSGPGEGKSTTAANVATVFAQQGKKVLLIDGDMRKPTVHYTFQLQNMYGLSNVLTGQKEITEAVNFSEVTDLFILTCGPIPPNPAELMGSRNMQRFLEEAKGIYDLIIFDTPPVLAVTDAQILANQCDGTILVTSSGKTEIEAAQKAKDLLEHAKGKLLGVVLNNKPQQQGNYYYYYGT, from the coding sequence TTGAAACGCGATAACAAACGGGCGAATATACGGGAACTTAAGCAAAGAAGCCTGATTGCCCACCATGATAAAAAGTCGCCGATTTCGGAACAGTACCGCACGATAAGGACGAATATTGAGTTTGCTTCGATTGATGAGGATTTGCGGACCATTATGGTTACCTCTTCAGGACCAGGGGAAGGGAAATCGACCACAGCTGCCAATGTTGCAACTGTATTTGCCCAGCAGGGGAAAAAGGTGCTGTTAATTGATGGGGATATGAGGAAACCGACCGTTCATTATACATTCCAACTTCAGAATATGTACGGCCTCTCCAACGTCCTGACGGGACAGAAGGAGATTACGGAAGCTGTTAATTTTTCAGAGGTAACCGACCTGTTCATCCTGACTTGCGGGCCGATACCGCCGAATCCAGCTGAATTAATGGGTTCACGGAACATGCAGCGTTTTCTTGAAGAAGCAAAAGGCATTTATGATTTGATCATTTTTGATACACCGCCGGTACTGGCAGTAACCGATGCGCAAATTCTCGCCAACCAGTGTGACGGGACCATCCTTGTCACAAGCAGCGGAAAAACTGAGATTGAAGCAGCACAGAAGGCAAAAGACTTGCTTGAACATGCAAAAGGCAAGCTGCTTGGTGTTGTATTGAATAACAAACCTCAGCAACAGGGGAATTATTACTACTATTACGGCACCTAA
- a CDS encoding SGNH/GDSL hydrolase family protein, with translation MILEVAMGKNLSIGALALFCIAVLVVGNIHWNQKTTVTATTQHSPEEPDQTTQVAGVEKEQKQSVSNEDVEALLSNWPDKAKQQFMDKMESGQPYTIVMAGSDALQAKKGGWPALLKEQLEISFGKDRINIVAIETESHSLDYVRNKEFQKIIDANPDLVLYEPLTLNDNGVVRIEDSHDNLDYVVERVGEINPEVSFIIQPPHPLFGANYYPEQVKALKKYAEEKNYPYLDHWKAWPDQDDEALKEYLSEDSSTPSKKGHEVWAEFLIDYFIDEGE, from the coding sequence ATGATTTTGGAGGTCGCTATGGGGAAGAATCTATCAATCGGGGCGCTGGCCCTCTTTTGTATTGCCGTACTTGTTGTGGGAAATATCCACTGGAACCAAAAAACAACGGTCACAGCAACAACACAACACAGTCCAGAAGAACCAGATCAAACGACACAGGTGGCCGGTGTAGAAAAAGAGCAAAAACAATCTGTTTCAAACGAAGATGTTGAAGCGCTCCTTTCCAACTGGCCTGATAAAGCGAAGCAACAATTTATGGATAAGATGGAAAGCGGCCAGCCTTACACAATCGTCATGGCAGGCTCTGATGCCCTTCAGGCCAAAAAAGGCGGATGGCCGGCCTTGTTGAAAGAACAGCTTGAAATTTCGTTTGGCAAGGACCGGATCAATATTGTTGCAATCGAAACGGAGAGTCATTCGCTCGATTACGTGAGGAACAAAGAATTCCAAAAAATCATCGATGCGAACCCGGACCTTGTCCTTTACGAACCATTGACACTTAACGACAACGGCGTCGTACGAATCGAAGACTCGCATGATAATCTCGATTATGTCGTTGAACGGGTCGGGGAAATCAATCCTGAGGTCAGTTTCATCATCCAGCCGCCTCATCCGCTGTTCGGTGCCAATTACTATCCCGAACAGGTGAAAGCTCTTAAGAAATATGCTGAGGAGAAAAACTATCCATACCTCGATCATTGGAAAGCGTGGCCGGACCAGGATGATGAGGCGCTGAAAGAGTATTTAAGCGAAGACAGCAGCACCCCGAGCAAAAAAGGGCATGAAGTCTGGGCTGAATTTCTGATTGATTATTTCATTGATGAAGGTGAATAA